A genomic window from Tolypothrix sp. PCC 7910 includes:
- a CDS encoding TauD/TfdA family dioxygenase, whose translation MQSTTSSTIRAKRRQCVNLSQVELITAKPLFADSSLPLLVQPNIAGINLIKWTASNQELIAKNLLKYGGILFRNFEIGSMLEFEQFIQTVSGELLEYRDRSSPRSAIQGKIYTSTDYPANQSIFLHSENSYAAVWPLKIFFHCVTPAKQGGETPIADTRKLFKQINPKIRDRFLENGVMYVRNFGDGFGLPWQTVFQTTNPSEVETFCRSHGIEFEWKEGNRLRTRQVRQAITIHPKTGELVWFNHAAFFHVSTLEPNIREALLAEFSEEDLPHNTYYGDGSPIEATVLEEIRAAYQQETVIFPWQAGDVLMLDNMLTAHGRQPFSGQRKVVVGMSEQFSHQYI comes from the coding sequence ATGCAATCTACAACATCATCTACAATCAGAGCTAAAAGACGGCAATGTGTGAATCTATCACAAGTCGAATTAATCACAGCGAAGCCTTTGTTTGCTGATAGTTCTTTGCCTTTATTGGTGCAACCTAATATTGCAGGAATTAATTTAATTAAATGGACAGCTAGTAATCAAGAATTGATTGCTAAAAATTTGCTGAAATATGGAGGTATCCTGTTTCGTAATTTTGAAATTGGCAGTATGCTGGAATTTGAGCAATTTATTCAGACCGTTTCTGGAGAGTTGCTAGAATATCGCGATCGCTCTTCACCTCGGAGTGCAATTCAAGGTAAAATCTACACATCAACAGATTATCCAGCTAACCAAAGTATCTTTCTCCATAGTGAAAATTCCTACGCTGCGGTTTGGCCTTTAAAGATTTTCTTTCACTGTGTCACACCAGCCAAACAAGGTGGAGAAACACCGATTGCAGACACCCGTAAATTATTTAAACAGATTAACCCAAAAATCCGCGATCGCTTCCTCGAAAATGGAGTGATGTACGTCCGTAACTTTGGCGATGGTTTTGGTTTACCTTGGCAAACAGTCTTTCAAACTACCAACCCCAGCGAAGTGGAAACATTTTGCCGTAGTCATGGGATTGAATTTGAGTGGAAAGAGGGAAATCGTTTGCGAACTCGTCAAGTCAGACAAGCTATTACTATACATCCCAAAACTGGGGAACTAGTTTGGTTTAATCACGCCGCCTTCTTTCATGTCTCAACCTTAGAACCAAACATCCGCGAAGCCTTATTAGCAGAGTTTTCAGAAGAAGATTTACCACATAATACTTACTACGGTGATGGTTCACCAATTGAAGCGACTGTGTTAGAAGAAATTCGCGCCGCTTACCAACAAGAAACCGTGATTTTTCCTTGGCAAGCTGGGGACGTTTTAATGTTAGACAATATGCTGACAGCACACGGAAGACAGCCATTTAGCGGACAGCGAAAAGTTGTAGTGGGAATGTCAGAACAATTTAGTCATCAATATATTTAG
- a CDS encoding TauD/TfdA family dioxygenase: protein MQSLGSIRRKAVSVSTEKLVKTEYLQGDTHFPLVIKPAIKGVNLVDWASQNRGYIEDALLKHGAILLRDFNVKNLVEFEQVIVAICDEALEYRYRASPRTQVGGRIYTSTDYPADQSIYPHNEHAYSPTFPLKILFFCQTPAAQGGETPIGRNRNIMQRIQPEILDRFIQKKVMYMRNFGDGFGLPWQTVFQTDNKAGVEEYCRNNNLQFEWKKGDRLRTRQVGPAVVKHPQTGEKIWFNHATFFHVSTLSEKIRIALESGFQEEDLPTNTYYGDGTPIEPSVLEHLRDAYQQEMISFPWEKGDVLLLDNMLAVHGRNPFVGHREVLVGMAKAINIKNVEC from the coding sequence ATGCAAAGTTTAGGAAGTATTAGAAGGAAAGCTGTTAGTGTCTCTACGGAAAAATTAGTTAAGACTGAGTATTTACAGGGTGATACGCATTTTCCTTTGGTGATTAAACCTGCTATTAAAGGTGTGAATTTGGTTGATTGGGCATCCCAAAATAGGGGTTATATAGAAGATGCTTTATTAAAGCACGGGGCAATTCTTTTGCGTGATTTTAATGTTAAAAATCTGGTAGAATTTGAACAGGTAATAGTTGCTATTTGTGATGAAGCTTTAGAATATCGTTATCGAGCTTCACCGCGTACACAGGTTGGCGGACGGATTTATACTTCTACAGATTATCCCGCCGACCAAAGCATTTATCCTCACAACGAACACGCTTATTCACCTACTTTTCCGTTGAAGATATTGTTCTTTTGCCAAACTCCAGCCGCACAAGGAGGGGAAACACCGATTGGTAGAAATCGCAATATTATGCAGCGTATTCAACCAGAAATTTTAGACCGCTTCATCCAAAAGAAAGTTATGTATATGCGAAACTTTGGGGATGGATTTGGTTTACCTTGGCAAACAGTATTTCAAACTGATAACAAAGCTGGTGTAGAGGAATATTGTCGTAATAATAATCTGCAATTTGAATGGAAAAAAGGCGATAGACTGAGAACCAGACAAGTAGGCCCTGCGGTGGTTAAGCATCCTCAAACTGGTGAAAAAATCTGGTTTAATCACGCTACTTTTTTTCATGTTTCAACTTTAAGTGAAAAAATTCGCATAGCATTAGAATCAGGTTTTCAAGAAGAAGACTTGCCAACCAATACATATTATGGAGATGGCACACCTATTGAACCTTCAGTTTTAGAACATCTGCGCGATGCTTATCAGCAAGAAATGATTAGCTTCCCTTGGGAAAAAGGTGATGTTTTATTACTAGATAATATGCTAGCTGTACATGGTCGGAATCCGTTTGTGGGACACCGAGAAGTATTAGTAGGAATGGCAAAGGCAATTAATATCAAAAACGTTGAATGTTAA
- a CDS encoding non-ribosomal peptide synthetase, with the protein MLEEMQGFRLSPQQKHLWQLQETDNFPYRSQCAVMIEGNLDISRLQLALEKVVKRHEILRTNFHCLPGMTVPFQVIRNSGISWGENYDLSSCSPIEQQELLSTLFAQLGQKIFDFEQYSLLRLSLITLSPYKYVLFISLPALCADATTLKILVKEIGQSYAACIDNKELEDEPLQYADLAEWQNELLEGEDTEVGRDYWIKQDISSITELKLPWEQKTVKQLEFVPKTQNFVISGGFLQQLEKITQQYNTSISDFLLACWQVLLHRLTKQKSLIVGLGVEGRKYQDLESALGLFAKYLPLEVQFQPEYNILDILQQNFNNQNNIYKFQEYFNWEEITVKLPNIPRFLSLDFEFLEQANIYINADVSFKIEQQYTCIERFKIKLQCLRQNQTVTAALHYDANLFEIADIQRLAGQFETLLASAIAHPHLPIIQLEILSQNEKQLLNQVNQTKQEYPLNKCIHQLFEEQVQKTPNNIAVVFENQQLTYRELNQRANQLAHYLQRQGMTPEALVGLCVDRSLEMIVGLLGILKAGAAYVPLDPALPTAALVSRFQDSQVSLLLSHSSLAHKFADITTISLDKDWETIAEESEANPTSQVTSQNLAYVLFTSGSTGKAKGVAVEHQQLLNYVNAIIDRLNLSECQNFAMVSTLAADLGNTVLFPALCIGGCLHIISYERSTDPTAFAEYCRRYPIDCLKIVPAHINSLLLSSTPESIVPRQRLVLGGETVSWQLIEQIKQYTSDCQIFNHYGPTEATVGVLTHPVEISRELSSQTVPLGKPLANTQVYVLEEQLQLAPIGVKGEVYIGGAGLARCYQDQPELTAVKFIPNPFSEKPGTRLYKTGDLGCYLPDGTIEFLGRSDYQVKIRGFRIELAEIEAALAQHPLVRETVGVAREEASGEKRLVAYLVPQDESLLQKAQLTDWRSFLSEKLPDYMIPASFVILPALPLTSNGKVNRQDLPAPEEGQRNLDVRQTPRTPVEEVIAGIWSQILNLEQVGIDDNFFELGGHSLLATQVASKIREALQVDLPLRSLFELPTVAALAEHIEKLLKDSQAVELPPIQPVGRDRLLPLSFPQARLWFLEQWQPGSSYYNFSIAVRLQGLLDIAALQQSLNEIVRRHEALRTTFTVVDEQAVQQITPAWSIKLPIIDLRELPSQARIVETQLLATLEAQQAFDLTNGPLLNTILIQQEDDDYVLLFTIHHIISDAWSTGVIVRELTALYEAYCSGKSSPLVELPIQYADFAVWQRECLQKEVLASQMDYWKQQLGGSLPVLELPTDRPRPPIQTSSGKRQAFQVSASLTQALKTLSQQEGVTLFMTLLAAFQTLLYRYTGQEDILVGSPIANRNRSEIEGLIGFFVNTLVLRTDLSGNPSFSELLKRVREVTLGAYTHQDLPFEQLVEEVQPERHLSYSPLFQVMFALQNTPPEELKLSGLTINLEEIGTETSRFDLTLLLTETNQGLMGVFEYNSDLFDADTISRMQGHFQTLLVGILTNPHQQLSNLPILTATERQLLLNWNDTGIDYPSACIHQLFEAQVEKTPDAVAVVFENEQLTYQELNQRANQLAHYLQKLGVKPEVLVGICVERSLEMVIGLLAILKAGGAYVPLDPAYPQERLAYMLADSQVSVLLTQARLLENQPSHNAQVVCLDQYRESLTQHSTDNLDSGAKAHNLAYVIYTSGSTGQPKGVLVTHANVARLFSAVEPWYHFNEQDVWTLFHSYAFDFSVWEMWGALLYGGRLVVVSYWMARSPEAFYQLLSQERVTVLNQTPSAFHQLIRVEESLEQIKELNLRLVIFGGEALEIQSLQPWFERHGDRFPQLVNMYGITETTVHVTYRPLTMADLDQTVSVIGKPIPDLQIYILDQRQQLLPMGVPGEIYVGGAGLARGYLNRLELTQERFIPHPLSEQPDARLYKSGDLGRYLPNGDIEFLGRIDNQVKIRGFRIEIGEIEAAINQHPLVQASVVVVREDEPGAQRLVAYVVLKPEQTLVIAELRRFLAEKLPNYMLPAAFVTLEKFPLTPNGKVDRRALPTPEITRIYIEEVFVAPRNTIEEAIAQIWQEILGVEQVGVNDNFFELGGHSLLATQVISRLRNTLEIDLPLRYLFESPTVAELAKTIQEKATPKLGLHTASIQGVVRDANIPLSFAQARLWLLEQLHPGSNAYNISAAVQLCGELNITALEQSLNEIINRHEVLRTLFSLVNGQAYQTIAPSLTVQLPIIDLCNLPAAERAAEVERLAIAESRRTFDLNQLPLLRCTLLHLDEQEYVVLLTMHHIVSDGWSMGVFIQELAALYAAFCAGKASPLPELPIQYADFAVWQRQWLQGEVLQTQLDYWQQQLKNLSILELPTDFPRPPERTFRGAKQTLVLNSSLSHALKQLSAETGVTLFMTLLAGFQTLLHWYTNQDDIVVGTDVANRNQAETESLIGFFVNQLVLRTDMAGNPSFRELLERVCDRTLSAYTHQDLPFDKLVEVLNPERDLSRAPLFQVKCILQNAPMPALELPGLKLSLLDIDKGVVEFDLLLILTDTEQGLIADLKYSTDLFKPTTVSRLLKNLEIVLNTVVQQPNIQLTDIKTILDAANQQQRQAQAQEYHKTLEQKFMKVKRRSISTQKDAGKSADSRGEED; encoded by the coding sequence ATGCTTGAAGAAATGCAGGGTTTTCGCCTCTCACCCCAGCAAAAACATCTGTGGCAATTACAAGAAACCGACAACTTCCCTTATCGTTCGCAGTGTGCAGTTATGATAGAGGGCAATTTAGATATTAGCAGATTGCAACTAGCTTTAGAAAAAGTTGTCAAGCGGCATGAAATACTCCGTACTAATTTTCATTGCTTACCAGGGATGACAGTCCCATTTCAAGTGATTAGAAATAGTGGTATTAGTTGGGGTGAAAATTATGATTTAAGCAGTTGTAGTCCAATTGAGCAACAAGAATTGTTATCTACTTTATTTGCACAGTTAGGACAAAAAATATTTGATTTTGAGCAATACTCTTTATTGCGTTTATCTCTAATCACTTTGTCTCCATATAAATATGTTTTATTTATTAGTTTACCTGCCCTTTGTGCGGATGCTACAACATTAAAAATATTAGTCAAAGAAATCGGCCAGTCTTACGCAGCTTGTATTGATAATAAGGAGTTAGAAGACGAACCATTACAATACGCTGATTTAGCTGAATGGCAAAACGAATTATTAGAGGGAGAAGATACAGAAGTAGGTAGAGATTACTGGATAAAACAAGATATTTCGTCAATCACAGAATTAAAGCTGCCGTGGGAACAAAAGACAGTTAAACAGTTAGAGTTTGTGCCAAAAACACAAAATTTTGTTATATCTGGCGGATTTTTACAACAATTAGAAAAGATAACTCAGCAATATAATACTTCTATATCTGATTTTTTACTTGCTTGTTGGCAGGTCTTGTTGCATCGTCTAACCAAACAAAAAAGCCTGATTGTTGGACTAGGCGTTGAAGGTCGTAAATATCAAGATTTAGAGTCTGCTTTAGGATTATTTGCCAAATATTTACCTCTAGAAGTGCAATTCCAGCCTGAATATAACATTCTAGATATATTGCAGCAGAATTTTAACAATCAAAATAATATTTATAAATTTCAAGAATACTTTAATTGGGAAGAAATTACGGTTAAGCTACCAAATATTCCGCGCTTCCTTTCTCTAGATTTTGAGTTTTTAGAACAAGCAAATATTTATATAAATGCTGATGTTTCGTTTAAAATTGAGCAGCAATATACTTGTATTGAGCGATTTAAAATTAAACTGCAATGCCTGCGTCAAAATCAGACAGTAACCGCAGCATTGCACTATGATGCCAACTTATTTGAGATAGCAGATATACAACGTTTAGCGGGGCAATTTGAGACTTTGTTAGCGAGTGCGATCGCTCATCCTCATTTACCTATTATTCAGCTAGAGATTCTCAGTCAAAATGAGAAACAATTACTCAACCAAGTAAACCAAACTAAGCAAGAATATCCGCTCAACAAGTGCATTCACCAACTATTTGAGGAACAAGTACAAAAAACACCTAATAATATTGCTGTTGTCTTTGAAAACCAACAATTAACCTATCGAGAATTAAACCAACGAGCGAATCAACTAGCTCACTATCTGCAAAGACAGGGAATGACACCAGAAGCATTAGTAGGCTTATGCGTAGATAGATCATTAGAAATGATTGTCGGACTCTTGGGTATTCTCAAAGCAGGTGCAGCATATGTACCCTTAGATCCAGCATTACCTACAGCAGCTTTGGTTTCCCGCTTCCAAGATTCCCAAGTCTCATTACTCCTCAGTCATTCCTCATTAGCCCATAAGTTTGCAGACATCACAACTATCTCTTTAGACAAAGATTGGGAAACTATTGCTGAGGAAAGTGAGGCTAATCCTACCAGCCAAGTCACAAGTCAGAATTTAGCCTATGTGTTATTTACCTCTGGTTCTACAGGTAAAGCCAAAGGCGTTGCGGTTGAACATCAGCAACTACTCAATTACGTCAATGCCATCATCGATAGGTTAAACCTGTCAGAATGCCAGAATTTTGCAATGGTTTCCACCTTAGCGGCGGACTTGGGCAACACGGTTTTATTCCCTGCGCTTTGCATTGGTGGATGTCTGCATATCATATCCTACGAGCGGTCAACTGACCCCACCGCATTCGCTGAATATTGCCGGAGATATCCTATAGATTGTCTGAAGATAGTTCCGGCTCATATCAATTCTCTGTTGCTATCTTCTACACCAGAGTCGATTGTGCCGCGTCAGCGTTTGGTATTAGGCGGTGAGACTGTTAGTTGGCAACTAATTGAGCAAATTAAACAGTATACTTCAGATTGTCAAATCTTCAATCACTACGGCCCTACAGAAGCTACTGTTGGTGTACTTACCCATCCAGTAGAAATTTCTAGAGAACTTTCTAGCCAAACAGTTCCTCTCGGTAAACCACTGGCTAACACACAGGTTTATGTGTTGGAAGAACAATTACAACTTGCACCTATTGGAGTTAAGGGTGAAGTCTACATTGGTGGTGCGGGGTTAGCCAGATGTTACCAGGATCAGCCAGAACTGACGGCTGTGAAATTTATTCCTAATCCATTTAGCGAAAAACCGGGAACAAGGCTATACAAAACTGGTGATTTAGGATGCTATCTCCCAGATGGGACAATTGAATTTCTCGGACGTAGCGACTACCAAGTGAAAATTCGTGGCTTCCGGATAGAATTGGCAGAAATTGAAGCCGCACTGGCACAACATCCACTAGTACGGGAAACTGTGGGTGTAGCTAGGGAAGAAGCATCGGGAGAAAAGCGGTTAGTTGCTTATTTAGTGCCGCAAGATGAAAGTTTGTTGCAGAAGGCTCAATTAACCGATTGGCGAAGCTTTTTAAGTGAAAAGTTGCCTGATTACATGATACCTGCCAGTTTTGTAATTTTACCTGCCTTACCTTTAACATCTAACGGGAAAGTCAACCGTCAAGATTTACCTGCACCAGAAGAAGGACAACGAAATCTAGATGTGAGACAAACTCCTCGGACTCCGGTAGAAGAGGTAATAGCGGGAATTTGGTCACAAATCCTCAATCTAGAACAAGTTGGTATAGATGATAACTTCTTTGAATTGGGTGGACATTCACTATTAGCAACACAAGTTGCTTCTAAAATTCGGGAAGCCTTGCAGGTAGATTTACCCCTGCGGAGTTTGTTTGAGTTGCCAACGGTGGCTGCACTGGCAGAACATATAGAAAAATTGCTTAAAGACAGCCAAGCAGTTGAACTTCCACCGATTCAGCCAGTAGGAAGAGATAGATTATTACCCCTTTCCTTCCCTCAAGCTAGGCTATGGTTTCTCGAACAATGGCAACCAGGTAGTTCTTATTACAACTTCTCGATAGCTGTGCGCTTACAGGGTCTACTGGATATAGCAGCGTTACAGCAAAGCTTGAATGAAATTGTTCGTCGCCATGAAGCTTTACGAACTACATTTACTGTTGTAGATGAACAAGCAGTTCAGCAAATTACTCCAGCGTGGAGTATCAAATTACCAATTATAGATTTAAGGGAATTACCATCACAGGCGCGGATTGTAGAAACTCAACTTTTGGCTACACTTGAGGCACAACAAGCTTTTGATTTAACAAATGGCCCTTTATTAAACACCATCCTTATACAACAAGAGGATGATGACTATGTATTATTATTTACTATTCATCACATTATCTCTGATGCTTGGTCAACAGGCGTAATTGTGCGGGAATTAACTGCGCTATACGAAGCCTACTGTAGTGGCAAATCTTCTCCACTTGTAGAACTACCAATTCAGTATGCAGACTTTGCGGTGTGGCAAAGAGAATGCTTACAAAAAGAGGTGTTAGCCTCTCAGATGGACTATTGGAAGCAGCAACTAGGAGGTAGTTTACCAGTATTAGAACTGCCAACTGACCGACCAAGACCACCCATTCAAACTTCTAGCGGTAAAAGACAGGCGTTTCAAGTCTCTGCATCTCTCACCCAAGCACTCAAAACCTTGAGTCAGCAGGAAGGCGTAACGCTGTTTATGACTCTTTTAGCGGCGTTTCAAACTTTACTTTATCGCTACACAGGGCAAGAAGATATCCTCGTCGGTTCACCCATCGCTAACCGCAATCGCAGCGAAATTGAAGGATTAATTGGCTTTTTTGTCAATACTTTAGTGTTGCGAACTGACTTGTCTGGTAATCCTAGTTTCTCGGAATTACTCAAACGAGTCAGGGAGGTGACACTGGGTGCTTATACTCACCAGGATTTGCCGTTTGAGCAGTTAGTAGAAGAGGTACAACCAGAGCGTCACTTGAGCTACTCACCACTATTTCAGGTGATGTTTGCTTTGCAAAATACTCCTCCAGAAGAACTCAAGTTATCGGGATTAACTATCAATTTAGAAGAAATAGGTACGGAAACATCTAGATTTGATCTTACCTTGCTGCTAACAGAAACTAATCAAGGTTTGATGGGAGTTTTTGAGTATAACAGCGATTTATTTGACGCTGATACTATTAGCAGAATGCAAGGGCATTTTCAGACTTTACTAGTGGGAATTCTCACCAATCCTCACCAGCAATTATCAAATTTGCCCATCTTAACTGCTACAGAAAGACAACTGTTGCTTAATTGGAATGATACAGGAATTGACTATCCTAGTGCTTGCATTCATCAGCTATTTGAAGCACAGGTAGAAAAAACACCTGATGCTGTAGCAGTGGTATTTGAGAATGAGCAATTAACCTATCAGGAGCTAAACCAACGCGCCAATCAATTAGCCCATTATTTACAAAAGCTGGGAGTAAAACCAGAAGTATTGGTAGGGATTTGTGTAGAGCGATCGCTCGAAATGGTGATTGGGTTATTGGCTATACTCAAAGCTGGTGGTGCTTACGTTCCACTAGACCCAGCATATCCCCAAGAACGATTAGCCTATATGTTGGCAGATTCACAGGTGTCGGTACTGCTAACTCAAGCACGGTTGTTAGAAAATCAGCCCTCACACAATGCTCAGGTTGTATGTCTGGATCAATATAGGGAATCTTTGACTCAACACAGCACAGACAACCTAGATAGTGGCGCAAAAGCTCACAATTTAGCTTATGTTATCTATACTTCTGGCTCTACAGGTCAACCAAAAGGTGTGTTGGTTACTCATGCAAATGTTGCGCGTCTCTTTTCTGCTGTAGAGCCTTGGTATCACTTTAATGAGCAGGATGTTTGGACTCTCTTCCACTCCTACGCCTTTGATTTCTCTGTGTGGGAAATGTGGGGTGCGCTGCTGTATGGTGGACGGCTTGTTGTTGTCTCTTATTGGATGGCGCGATCGCCAGAAGCATTTTATCAATTATTATCTCAAGAGCGAGTAACGGTTCTTAACCAAACTCCTTCAGCTTTTCATCAACTGATCAGGGTGGAAGAATCGTTAGAGCAAATCAAAGAACTGAATCTGCGTTTGGTGATATTTGGTGGCGAGGCTCTGGAAATCCAAAGTTTGCAGCCTTGGTTTGAGCGTCATGGCGATCGCTTTCCGCAGTTAGTCAATATGTATGGGATTACGGAAACGACTGTACACGTCACTTATCGCCCACTAACAATGGCTGATTTGGATCAAACAGTGAGTGTAATTGGTAAACCGATTCCCGACTTACAAATTTATATCTTGGATCAACGTCAGCAACTATTACCAATGGGAGTTCCTGGTGAAATCTATGTTGGTGGTGCTGGGTTAGCACGTGGCTATCTCAATCGTCTGGAGTTAACACAAGAGCGGTTTATTCCCCATCCCTTGAGCGAACAACCAGATGCACGGTTGTATAAGTCTGGTGATTTAGGGCGTTATTTACCTAATGGAGATATTGAATTTTTAGGACGGATTGACAATCAAGTTAAAATTCGAGGCTTTCGGATTGAAATAGGAGAGATTGAAGCAGCAATCAATCAACACCCATTGGTGCAAGCCAGTGTAGTTGTAGTTCGAGAAGATGAACCAGGTGCTCAGCGATTGGTGGCTTATGTAGTTCTCAAACCAGAGCAAACATTAGTAATTGCTGAACTGCGCCGCTTCTTAGCAGAGAAACTACCTAATTATATGCTGCCTGCTGCTTTTGTCACGTTGGAGAAATTTCCCCTGACACCAAATGGTAAAGTAGACCGTCGCGCCTTACCTACACCAGAGATAACCAGAATTTATATAGAAGAGGTTTTTGTTGCACCACGCAATACAATTGAAGAAGCGATCGCCCAAATTTGGCAGGAAATTCTGGGTGTTGAGCAAGTAGGTGTGAACGATAATTTCTTTGAGTTAGGTGGACATTCTTTATTAGCTACCCAAGTCATCTCTCGTTTACGGAACACCCTGGAGATAGATTTACCACTACGCTATTTATTTGAATCGCCTACGGTAGCGGAACTCGCCAAGACTATCCAAGAGAAAGCAACGCCAAAATTAGGACTACATACTGCTTCTATCCAAGGTGTTGTGAGAGATGCAAACATACCCTTGTCCTTTGCTCAAGCTAGATTATGGTTGTTGGAACAGTTACATCCAGGGAGTAACGCATATAATATTTCGGCAGCGGTGCAATTGTGCGGTGAGTTGAATATCACAGCTTTAGAACAAAGCCTGAATGAAATTATTAATCGTCATGAGGTATTGCGGACTTTATTTTCCTTGGTAAATGGACAAGCGTATCAGACCATTGCTCCTAGTTTAACTGTGCAGTTGCCGATTATTGACTTGTGTAACTTACCAGCAGCAGAACGTGCAGCTGAAGTGGAAAGATTAGCGATCGCCGAATCGCGCCGCACTTTTGATTTGAACCAACTACCGTTACTGCGATGCACGCTTCTGCACTTAGACGAGCAGGAATATGTTGTATTACTAACGATGCACCATATTGTTTCAGATGGTTGGTCAATGGGTGTGTTTATCCAAGAGTTGGCGGCTCTTTACGCCGCCTTCTGTGCGGGGAAAGCATCGCCATTACCAGAACTACCGATTCAATATGCAGACTTTGCTGTGTGGCAAAGACAGTGGTTACAGGGTGAAGTTTTACAAACTCAACTCGACTATTGGCAACAGCAATTAAAGAATCTGTCTATTCTAGAATTACCTACAGATTTTCCCAGACCACCAGAGCGAACTTTCCGAGGAGCGAAACAAACTCTGGTGTTAAACAGCAGCCTATCCCATGCTCTGAAACAATTGAGTGCCGAAACCGGGGTAACGCTGTTTATGACTCTGTTAGCTGGATTTCAGACTTTACTGCATTGGTACACCAATCAAGATGATATTGTGGTGGGTACTGATGTTGCTAATCGTAATCAAGCGGAAACAGAATCATTAATTGGATTTTTTGTCAATCAATTGGTCTTACGCACTGATATGGCAGGAAATCCCAGTTTCCGGGAGTTGTTAGAGAGAGTATGCGATCGCACTTTATCAGCCTACACACATCAAGATTTACCTTTTGACAAATTAGTAGAAGTCCTTAATCCAGAACGGGATTTAAGCCGCGCACCGCTATTTCAAGTGAAATGTATTCTCCAAAATGCACCCATGCCTGCTTTAGAATTGCCAGGGTTAAAACTCAGCTTGTTAGATATTGATAAAGGGGTTGTAGAGTTTGACTTACTTTTAATCCTGACAGATACAGAGCAAGGATTGATTGCTGATTTGAAATACAGCACAGATTTGTTTAAACCTACGACTGTATCCCGACTGTTGAAGAATTTAGAAATTGTCTTGAATACGGTTGTGCAACAGCCAAATATTCAACTTACTGATATTAAAACGATTTTAGATGCGGCAAATCAGCAACAGCGTCAGGCTCAAGCACAGGAATATCACAAGACTTTAGAGCAGAAGTTTATGAAGGTGAAACGTAGGTCGATTTCAACGCAGAAGGACGCGGGGAAAAGCGCGGATTCACGTGGAGAGGAAGATTGA
- a CDS encoding GNAT family N-acetyltransferase, with translation MKVLLETERLILRQLTAKDADNLFELDSDPEVVRFTTNVGQPTSYTVIQNQILPSYFSYYEKYDNYGCWAAIEKSSQAFIGWFLFRPIVHAAYFNPQLANPNDIELGYRLRKAAWGRGYATEGAKALIAKGFSEFGIQRVLGAALAANLASIRVMEKAGLKLYQKFIYEYNNQEVVIYFIDKENFDYAKYLTA, from the coding sequence ATGAAGGTATTGTTAGAAACAGAACGCTTAATTTTGCGCCAGCTTACCGCAAAAGATGCTGATAATTTATTTGAACTAGATAGTGACCCTGAAGTTGTTCGGTTTACAACCAATGTAGGACAGCCAACTAGTTACACAGTGATTCAAAATCAAATTCTGCCATCATATTTTTCTTATTATGAAAAATATGATAATTACGGGTGCTGGGCAGCAATTGAAAAATCTAGTCAAGCCTTTATTGGTTGGTTTTTATTTAGACCTATAGTCCACGCTGCTTATTTCAATCCGCAATTAGCTAATCCCAATGATATTGAATTAGGATATCGATTGCGAAAAGCTGCTTGGGGCAGAGGTTATGCAACAGAGGGTGCTAAAGCACTGATTGCTAAAGGTTTTTCTGAGTTTGGAATACAGCGTGTTTTAGGTGCTGCTTTAGCAGCTAATTTAGCTTCTATTCGTGTGATGGAAAAAGCCGGATTAAAGCTTTATCAAAAGTTCATTTATGAATATAATAATCAAGAGGTTGTTATCTACTTTATTGATAAAGAGAATTTCGATTATGCAAAATATTTGACTGCATAA